aaaaatattttcatctgCACGATACAAACTTGTAACTTGTTTTCATTTTAAGAGTTCAAGAACTTAGTTCTTTGATCCAAAGCACATGTAAATACTCATCAAAATTTGTTCTCAAGCACTtttcaagaatattattttctagaaAATTCAGTTATATAACGATATTGAGTATATATTTACTGCCTGATATCACTGATAACTGAAAAATCCATGaacaaatataatagtaaGTAGAATTTGCATTATTTTGACTGTCTTTGATACAACTAATCAAGCTCCTCTGTTCCATAAAtcttttactttataaatTCGTACTAGCCAATGTTCCGTTGTGTATGCTTCTTCTAATGTGTCTAGTTCAAAATCTTTATTTCCTATCTCCATATTTCTGACTCTATCATAACCTGAAGGTTTACCtaattaaacataaaaaaaatataaaactcgagttaataataaaaaaatccatgtaatggataaataaaaaatacatattaaattttacCTCCTTCTGTATAAACTTGTCCAAATCTATAATAACACATTTTATACATGAGGCAATTAAGTAAAACAGGAGAACCTTCCTTATCAACTCTAAATTCTCCTGCACCATTATAATAATCCCATTCTGTTATAgactttcctttttccgtACTACCGCCAATACGGACCATCCATAGGAACTtgttaatatctatataaaaattatataatacatattaacttaaaaaaaaataagtttaaatattagttccGTATATTTAATTAGTTTGATAAGTACCATCTGATGAGTAACCCGTAAGTCCTCCAAAGATCACAAGGACGTAATTTACATCTAGTTCTCTCATTATTTCATATGCTTTATCTTCTGAACTTGCCATTGCCTGACCAATCCTTGATATGTGCGTATTATTCCACGTATTATTGTCTACTAAAATGGTACGATTGGCCATAGCAGTTATCTGATATCCATAATCCCACCATGACATTACTTTGGCattctgaaataaaatataatcttatacAAACGTAATACAAAATACGAGCTTCAAATATAGCtactttatattaatattcaattattctATTCTTTAACGAACTtggagaatatattttatttgataactGATTTAAtgagaattaaattaattaaatcttaaATGTGTACGTTCCATTATATTATTGTGTTTTTCAAAAGCATACCTCCGGAGTATTCATACGTAACCAATAATACGCTTCTCTAAAATCATCGAAGATCATACGACCACCATCCGGAGAACGTGCAGACAATACAATACTTGGAGAACTATAAGCTTCTGCTGTAACCCAAGTACAATGAATggtatatgagaaaaaaagtatacacATTATTACCACAAAAATAGTTGCAATCTGCAAACAAAAAtggtttcattaaaaaatcttgaatatatttttcaaagaataacAGCAATATACTACTTATTcgagtatatattatttagtttaatataattaataagtacCTCACTCCTTAGTACATAGTTACTTTCAAACTTCTTTGCTCTTTTGTCAACAATTTTTCCACTATCAATTTGCTTCATATATGTAAGTAGCAAAGAAGATGCACCTATTCCACCCAAAATGCACATAACTGGTGCAAGTACTAACATCAAACGTACCATGACACCCTATTAAACATGTAAATGTATGAAGTCGCTTATTAAAGTTgatacaaataaaagatataagttTATACTTACAGCAAAATACAAGCTAGTTATACCATACAAAATGAGGAAAATGTTGGAGTCAGTTAATTTTgagaaacagaaatataaCCCTGATGGAAATAGAAATACTAATATTTGaagatcaaaataaaatgaactcCATGCCGTAGGTTGATGTTCGGAAACAGATGCAATTATTGGTATATGATTCTTTGCATAAGATGGATccaaaagagaataaaaacggCCAGTCCATGGAgatatttttccttcgaaaaagagaaagtcgtttattttatctcattatttctagaataaaatattctaacatatttcaaataaaaaatacctGTTATCGTCAAAATGCCACCTACTACGGAAGATGTGACtatagtaaaaataagaagaccTCGAAAGAGCATTTCAAAATCATTTTGTGATAATTTACTACGTAAATAATCTACTAATGCATGAATCTGACACAATCCAAAAACTCCCAATGccta
This is a stretch of genomic DNA from Vespula vulgaris chromosome 2, iyVesVulg1.1, whole genome shotgun sequence. It encodes these proteins:
- the LOC127061530 gene encoding dolichyl-diphosphooligosaccharide--protein glycosyltransferase subunit STT3A, whose translation is MVSLIKARGLRMSAQKQETLLKLTILSFAAVLSFATRLFSVLRFESVIHEFDPYFNYRTTKYLAENGFYSFHNWFDDRVWYPLGRIIGGTIYPGLMITSAALYHLAWLLNITLDIRNICVFLAPLFSSFTTVITYLLTKELKDSASGLFAAAMIAVVPGYISRSVAGSYDNEGIAIFCMLFTYYMWIKAVKTGAICWATCAAVAYFYMVSSWGGYVFLINLIPLHVLTLMVTGRFSHRIYTAYSILYCLGTILSMQISFVGFQPVQSSEHMLALGVFGLCQIHALVDYLRSKLSQNDFEMLFRGLLIFTIVTSSVVGGILTITGKISPWTGRFYSLLDPSYAKNHIPIIASVSEHQPTAWSSFYFDLQILVFLFPSGLYFCFSKLTDSNIFLILYGITSLYFAGVMVRLMLVLAPVMCILGGIGASSLLLTYMKQIDSGKIVDKRAKKFESNYVLRSEIATIFVVIMCILFFSYTIHCTWVTAEAYSSPSIVLSARSPDGGRMIFDDFREAYYWLRMNTPENAKVMSWWDYGYQITAMANRTILVDNNTWNNTHISRIGQAMASSEDKAYEIMRELDVNYVLVIFGGLTGYSSDDINKFLWMVRIGGSTEKGKSITEWDYYNGAGEFRVDKEGSPVLLNCLMYKMCYYRFGQVYTEGGKPSGYDRVRNMEIGNKDFELDTLEEAYTTEHWLVRIYKVKDLWNRGA